Proteins from a single region of Vanessa cardui chromosome 13, ilVanCard2.1, whole genome shotgun sequence:
- the LOC124534600 gene encoding uncharacterized protein LOC124534600 isoform X1, which translates to MGTEVPKTQDSSGDSDSNSDSENSSSSDSSGSDWECSGNKQSNTRKPHFSVTSCDTGLKLKIAAILPKKSTPKKTIKPSVKKKPHEVTPKPSKDKQEKKKVSESSSSSESCSKCSSDSSSEDDLPLKTVKKNLPTKCSPQKTASKNAKNVIKSDSDEELCEAKDTSKNKDKSCASKTNVHVKKTKSDDSNNDVNVKRGQGRKRSKFASSAAESGACGSSTSSSTSSSSSSSSSSSSSSSDSDTADAAGGSAHTSPDDSNAALAAACQLQVIDDADLAELFPEQTSSAPAQQPNFSTFSVHNAAPENDDKSIADNGESNGGDGSSSEMELTPQLVTAAIQRATADSSGSENECSNSDTVHQSTSHYASSLLQQFVAQTQLLSSTVPLTTINAAATPSLQCGITSNSIEGVGTITDCVLGQINNLPEIPPISSNYLNNTQHLSPQQTEELSQINKALDEITSVTESVALTIPSAPSLDDCVDNNDFMNLDITSGGSELGSASDLLKSSPITVVGPDAGSVSQIESQKLDTISTNSVESQEDVKNIVIESRRKRGRPRKVRKVDEYESKGTESQKQVKAKVNVINDFHNNNDPPNVSPDSGILSNHNSPTHSPLRRHDIDESNSRHSRKSTHKENNIGERKSARSKSKTRSRTHNRSDSSDCDFQKKRLENEIKQIKTEAPSPIPLKQEQNKYEKNKKNDHKLDIAALDRMLYATDRVLYPPRKKVGRKPQNKAKSTKTTPKTLRDKNQFDSADSDDDSLPSNRSVLSGVYAKRKEVNSKLANLPKNNKNSKAINNSWRDHQSENEAAADDPLDPTWKQIDLNPKYKDILSGYKSDHEFKPYKSCSRLIESGYKSDYGCRSGYKSDCYRSGYKSDHKSGYKSDKSGYKTDYSVRSMRRRMRKLKKTRSVRNRSYYKYQKHFVSDKEILVLSNKTFSSLTLGHSSSDSECETYLRKPNASPKYVSVCTKYPLPSKYNYGFTKNNQKHVLRLNSSDPFAPGPVFSGLQRPVTTYNIFKVSHNNNNTLLKSPSKTRYTGSPLPSLKPIFTHKFGVSPICTGSKLSNAKKEDNLRNFTRTLSPKNRKQVKKDSPNAKRENISKSLPTCFEKAKNTYIPNKSLSRNVFLNFKKPHIKPTYNVKKHRRTVVLAPPKINLKQTERPSRITIKTESKHHRHRSKRRHRSRSVSRCRESYTNRNSVDSVDQKFSQDMDSLISNFIKLCQIAPKFMTNISQVPQKAAEKEKTTELAPTKVIKRASKKRKTSDNQEIATPTSKRRHKKQLTESQNKGKDTNEHKLPLKKRHYHINSSTSNSLSLSLVTAEFDENSKTDLSSDKFLCTETDCMGDIHNNIAEESSKQKSIVEKGKKGSDNSKSNVNNIQDSKTQNCESSPKALKSNANAGELSSKHNDTTPTDTSQPSLSNNIDDDLTIQKPTAEQSELSKKIYETSEKLKAVHKMVHDLEKSLPKSKECEAKTESSKMEPHRISSPRSEKRLSPMRNSAPIATPKKRHRLEADKVISHSSLDQVVQSLSKKLSEEKSVNTNVSKDINQNTSKEDSKETEKSSDLSTDQNNQSNATTIDPLKSMSARSLYKSSIPPAQKSEIMTRKKNRLEGLTSNLVSKINPSAATKVLDTLLNNNIRKSIESRILEKEKNSYDGVKNIGEEKNKGKESPQMNTRASVIKSPVSKGKVLETKKAKTVTTEVTAEQSVVVNVDNPTGIFEPSVDLEDQIPKSSICVSVFVDSAKGKNKAKGMDCKSSNALLAPIDTEAEIPLALISETPDPIIRPKRGESIASVLSDKIQETASGHNLRQTKRNLNNENDDTNDKKKKKTSNNLIRESKLVLPTKVIVPKISTDKISIMDSIKKSALTTKAAESTDSVDNKIVETKKRTRRRKAINRTGFPSIKKKKKKIEPSSALNICSDHFTSEDTDHSAFERVPKDGEAMSSFLERTTVKKPELKIVLNKDELPKQGRLTVVALEKLQGKDVLSDNNKVSSTDKKTSEKRIGSSSILRAPALQLKQSKSDKEIKNHINKWEVLSESDSIPSLTSSLGNDPEDSIPLSLLNLKADKNTSRLDNLERLKRKTRAMSPSHEIEEIFSKRKNVEKSTKVGLRPKSSLAILYPSERRLTRSSDNTADDGKTGTKKIENKKSTIENVSEKGAKPMSIANRRKSRSCTTSKKTQEIHSSSRESSLDTVISRRITSKSREPSLDTLHDHDENDPLPLNEKEIDFEKSIDVLSKNIICKKRVASSRDESPVNGVDGRDKPVVSKKNPRLRKKFLVAGLFSDYYKEDPKPEGKGKNLVTQTEFPPGLLAPPPYCERWVRRTPQYFTLPYDIWWEQHYNQPVPSWNYKKIRTNVYYDVKPSADECESVACNCAQSSGCNEDCINRLVFSECSPQLCPCGDKCKNQRIQRHEWASGLEKFMTENKGWGVRTKHMIKSGDFILEYVGEVVSDKEFKERMATRYARDTHHYCLHLDGGLVIDGHRMGGDGRFVNHSCRPNCEMQKWTANGTFRMALFALRDIDPDEELTYDYNFSLFNPAVGQPCKCDSEDCRGVIGGKSQRITKQPLKTQSRTPSNASNQSNNSNGNQPRVGRPRKAVKCNKKSEQQSVTACDIKNMTILKYQQHLNKLWQEPQMKPLTAKERTLVKERHCFLFRNLENVRRIRERLSLPIPASPPSGADTPAPAQPPPAAPSAPVVTNVNPLALPDTMNPTVFLKRLQTLRASKEENVKELARLENDSTLDVKTRLGRVYKALYNSVVAVKDDEDKSVSALLLKLKLSQSKSDAGYTYDLNTIKNNIDSGHYETLAQFDGDMNGFFSSVIREHGRFTSLGTAATQLKKVYNATKSDFAEYLTKILGPNESLPTGFIQKTKPEEVILCICGLHVEEGLMVQCGRCGVWQHARCVRLADAKRQHHCHYCSPKPVDREIPLDEYTEEGHQFYLSLMRGDLQVRQGDTVYVLRDIPIDDKRPDVSQKNGDKNESPKTKRLDRKKLKIAKGKDKNDETTQNKEGEVRKHTYQTIGEVPVSELDIFRVERLWKHKDTQERYVYGHHYLRPHETFHEPTRKFFHNEVMRVPLYEAVPIELVMSQCWVMDLNTYCKGRPVGASEEHVYICELRVDRSARLFTRVSRPKYPLCTKPYAFDHFPTRLKLTRTYAPHEVSPEYLKGRAAKSAAPTDKAKNTQDVKKKSTTTTMSTTTSKALTPSARREQQKERVNNIARRLLARGGQRGALDASYLLAPRVARAPRRPRARPS; encoded by the exons tTCGCCTCGTCAGCGGCAGAGAGTGGAGCATGCGGTAGTAGTACGTCATCGTCAACttcgtcatcatcatcgtcatcgtcctcatcttcatcatcatcttcGGATTCCGACACTGCGGATGCTGCTGGCGGTTCCGCACACACGTCGCCCGATGATTCCAACGCTGCTCTCGCCGCCGCTTGCCAATTGCAG GTCATCGACGATGCGGACCTTGCGGAACTATTTCCAGAACAAACATCGAGCGCGCCGGCGCAACAGCCCAATTTCTCGACCTTCTCTGTTCATAACGCTGCACCTGAAAACGATGACAAATCTATCGCAGATAATGGTGAGTCAAATGGAG gaGATGGCTCAAGTAGTGAAATGGAATTAACGCCACAACTCGTAACAGCTGCAATACAAAGGGCAACTGCAGACTCATCGGGTTCAGAAAATGAGTGTTCAAATTCGGATACTGTTCATCAAAGCACTTCACATTACGCGTCCAGTTTATTACAACAGTTTGTTGCTCAGACACAATTATTAAGTAGTACAGTTCCGCTCACCACTATCAATGCTGCGGCAACTCCGTCTTTACAATGTGGTATCACATCAAACTCGATCGAAGGTGTTGGTACAATCACTGATTGTGTTTTAgggcaaataaataatttgcctGAAATACCTCCAATTTcgtcaaattatttgaataacacTCAGCATTTAAGTCCACAGCAGACAGAAGAGCTTTCCCAAATAAACAAAGCCCTTGATGAAATAACTTCCGTCACAGAATCGGTAGCGTTAACAATACCAAGTGCACCAAGCCTGGATGATTGTGTAGATAATAACGATTTCATGAACTTGGATATAACATCAGGTGGTTCAGAACTTGGTAGTGCAAGTGACCTATTAAAAAGTTCACCAATAACAGTTGTTGGCCCTGATGCAGGCTCGGTTAGTCAAATAGAGTCTCAAAAACTAGATACAATTAGTACAAACTCTGTTGAATCTCAGGAAGATGTTAAAAATATCGTTATCGAATCTAGAAGAAAAAGAGGTCGTCCTCGTAAAGTACGAAAAGTGGACGAATATGAGAGCAAAGGTACTGAATCTCAAAAACAAGTTAAAGCCAAGGTTAATGTAATTAACgactttcataataataatgaccCGCCAAATGTTTCTCCTGATTCAGGAATTTTGTCCAATCATAATTCACCTACACATTCACCATTGCGAAGGCACGATATCGATGAGAGTAATAGTAGGCATAGTCGAAAGTCTAcccataaagaaaataatatcggTGAGCGAAAAAGTGCCCGCTccaaatcaaaaacaagaagCAGAACGCACAATAGGTCTGACTCAAGTGATTGCGATTTCCAGAAAAAACGgttagaaaatgaaataaagcaaataaaaactGAAGCACCTTCTCCTATACCACTTAAACaggaacaaaataaatatgaaaaaaataaaaagaatgatCACAAACTCGATATAGCAGCCTTAGATAGGATGCTATATGCTACTGACAGAGTTTTATACCCACCAAGAAAGAAAGTAGGAAGAAAACCTCAAAATAAAGCAAAAAGTACAAAAACCACACCAAAAACTTTAAGAGATAAAAATCAATTCGATTCAGCCGATAGTGACGATGATTCCTTACCATCTAATAGATCTGTGTTATCTGGTGTTTACGCCAAAAGAAAGGAAGTAAATAGCAAACTGGCTAATTTacctaaaaataacaaaaacagcaAGGCGATAAATAACTCATGGAGAGATCATCAAAGTGAAAATGAAGCGGCAGCTGATGACCCGCTTGACCCGACCTGGAAACAAATTGACCTAAATcctaaatataaagatattcttTCTGGTTATAAAAGTGATCACGAATTTAAACCATATAAAAGCTGTAGTAGATTAATAGAATCAGGCTATAAAAGTGATTATGGTTGCAGATCAGGATATAAAAGTGATTGCTATAGATCTGGTTATAAAAGCGACCATAAATCTGGGTACAAAAGTGATAAATCTGGTTATAAAACAGATTATAGTGTCAGAAGTATGCGAAGACGGATGCGGAAGTTGAAGAAAACGCGTTCCGTTAGAAACAGATCCTACTACAAATATCAAAAGCATTTCGTATCTGATAAAGAAATCTTAGTATTGtcaaataaaacttttagtAGTCTTACTTTAGGACACAGCTCCAGTGATTCTGAATGTGAGACCTACTTACGTAAACCAAACGCTAGTCCGAAATATGTGAGCGTCTGTACAAAATACCCGTTACCTTCAAAATATAACTATGGCTTTACAAAGAATAATCAAAAGCATGTTCTAAGGTTAAATTCTTCGGACCCATTTGCACCCGGTCCTGTATTTAGTGGTTTGCAGAGGCCAGtaacaacatataatattttcaaagtgagtcataataacaataatacctTATTGAAATCCCCTTCAAAGACCCGTTACACTGGAAGCCCTCTGCCATCGCTGAAGCCAATTTTTACTCATAAATTTGGTGTATCGCCAATTTGCACGGGCTCTAAATTGTCTAATGCAAAAAAAGAAGACAACTTAAGAAATTTTACTAGAACACTCTCTCCAAAAAATCGGAAGCAAGTAAAAAAAGATTCTCCAAATGCAAAAcgagaaaatatttcaaaatcctTACCTACTTGTTTTGAAAAAGCTAAGAATACCTACATTCCGAATAAATCATTGTCGAGAAATGTTttcttgaattttaaaaagccACATATTAAACCGACATACAACGTTAAAAAACATAGAAGGACAGTTGTATTAGCACCAcctaaaatcaatttaaaacaaaccgAACGTCCATCTAGAATAACCATTAAAACAGAAAGTAAACACCACAGGCATCGTAGTAAGAGGAGACATCGTTCAAGATCGGTTTCGAGGTGTCGGGAATCCTATACAAATAGAAATTCTGTAGATTCAGTTGATCAAAAATTTAGTCAAGATATGGACAGCCTAATATCAAACTTCATAAAACTATGTCAAATTGCTCCTAAATTTATGACAAATATATCACAAGTTCCGCAAAAGGCAGCAGAAAAAGAAAAGACTACGGAACTGGCTccaacaaaagtaataaaaagagcttcaaagaaaagaaaaacgtCAGATAATCAGGAAATTGCTACTCCCACATCAAAACGAAGACACAAAAAACAGTTAACTGAATCTCAAAATAAAGGTAAGGATACAAATGAACATAAACTACCTTTGAAAAAGAGACATTATCATATAAATTCTTCTACAAGTAACTCATTAAGTCTGAGTTTAGTAACagctgaatttgatgaaaattctAAGACGGATCTTAGCTCAGACAAATTTTTGTGCACTGAAACTGATTGCATGGGAgatatacataacaatatagCAGAAGAATCTTCTAAACAAAAATCCATAGTAGAAAAAGGTAAAAAAGGTAGTGATAATTCTAAAAGCAATGTAAACAATATTCAAGACTCTAAAACTCAGAATTGTGAATCTTCACCTAAAGCATTAAAGTCGAACGCTAATGCAGGAGAGTTGTCTTCTAAACATAATGACACGACTCCTACTGATACTAGTCAGCCCTCACTTTCAAACAATATTGATGATGATCTGACTATACAAAAACCCACGGCTGAACAGTCAGAACTGTCTAAGAAAATTTATGAAACATCAGAAAAGCTTAAAGCTGTTCACAAGATGGTTCATGATTTAGAAAAGAGCTTACCAAAATCCAAAGAATGCGAAGCAAAAACAGAGTCTTCTAAAATGGAACCTCATAGAATATCATCACCGAGATCAGAAAAAAGATTGTCGCCAATGCGTAATTCAGCTCCTATTGCGACACCAAAAAAGCGTCATAGACTAGAAGCTGATAAAGTTATATCACATTCTAGTTTAGATCAAGTTGTTCAGTCATTGTCAAAAAAATTATCCGAAGAAAAATCTGTAAACACAAATGTTTCTAAAGATATCAATCAAAATACATCAAAGGAAGACAGCAAAGAGACGGAAAAGTCATCAGATTTGTCAACAGATCAGAATAATCAGTCTAATGCAACAACTATAGACCCACTTAAAAGTATGTCAGCGCgttctttatataaaagttcAATTCCACCCGCACAAAAATCCGAAATAATGACACGCAAAAAGAATAGACTTGAGGGTTTGACAAGTAATTTAGTCTCCAAAATCAATCCAAGCGCAGCTACTAAAGTCTTAGATActcttttaaataacaatataagaaAATCAATTGAATCTCGTATTCTAGAAAAGGAGAAAAACAGTTATGATGGTGTCAAAAATATaggtgaagaaaaaaataaaggcAAAGAGTCACCCCAAATGAATACaagagccagtgtaattaaatcCCCTGTCTCTAAAGGAAAAGTTTTAGAAACTAAAAAAGCAAAAACAGTTACAACAGAAGTTACTGCAGAACAATCTGTAGTCGTTAATGTTGATAATCCCACGGGTATATTTGAACCTTCGGTTGATTTAGAAGATCAAATACCAAAATCATCAATTTGCGTTAGTGTTTTTGTAGACAGTGCTAAAGGTAAAAACAAAGCCAAGGGAATGGATTGCAAAAGTTCAAATGCATTGTTAGCTCCAATAGATACCGAGGCAGAAATACCTCTCGCGTTGATATCCGAAACACCTGATCCTATAATCAGACCGAAACGAGGCGAGTCCATTGCATCAGTTTTATCTGATAAAATCCAAGAGACAGCTAGTGGTCATAATTTACGTCAAACTAAGAGAAATCTGAATAATGAAAATGATGATACAAAtgataagaaaaagaaaaagactTCTAATAATCTAATAAGAGAAAGCAAGTTGGTGCTACCGACAAAAGTTATAGTTCCTAAAATATCAActgataaaatatcaattatggACTCAATTAAGAAATCTGCTTTAACTACCAAGGCAGCTGAAAGTACCGATTCGGTGGATAATAAAATCGTCGAGACTAAGAAAAGAACACGAAGGCGTAAGGCTATTAATAGAACTGGTTTTCCTAGCAttaaaaagaagaagaagaaaatagAACCAAGCAGTGCATTGAACATATGCTCCGACCATTTTACATCAGAAGACACTGATCATTCAGCATTTGAAAGGGTACCCAAAGACGGTGAAGCCATGAGCAGTTTTCTTGAACGCACGACAGTTAAGAAACCGGAGTTGAAAATAGTTCTGAATAAAGATGAGCTACCGAAGCAAGGTAGATTGACTGTTGTTGCTCTGGAAAAATTGCAAGGAAAGGATGTTTTATcagataataataaagtttcatCTACAGACAAGAAAACTAGCGAGAAAAGGATTGGAAGTTCATCAATTTTAAGAGCACCTGCCTTACAACTCAAACAGAGTAAGAGcgacaaagaaattaaaaatcacaTCAATAAATGGGAAGTGCTCAGTGAAAGTGATAGTATCCCTTCATTAACTAGTTCTTTAGGAAACGACCCAGAAGATAGTATCCCATTAAGTTTACTGAATTTGAAAGCTGACAAAAACACTAGTCGTTTAGATAACTTGGAAagattgaaaagaaaaacaagGGCTATGTCACCATCACATGaaattgaagaaatattttcaaaacgtAAGAATGTCGAAAAGTCTACAAAAGTTGGCTTGAGGCCGAAATCGAGCTTGGCCATTTTGTATCCTAGCGAACGTAGACTTACTAGGAGTTCTGATAATACAGCTGATGATGGAAAAACGGGGACCAAAAAGATCGAAAACAAGAAATCGACCATAGAAAATGTTTCAGAAAAAGGTGCAAAGCCAATGAGCATAGCCAACAGACGAAAATCAAGGTCTTGTACGACTAGTAAGAAAACTCAAGAAATACATTCCAGCTCACGTGAGAGTTCATTGGATACGGTAATTAGCCGCAGAATAACATCTAAATCTCGTGAACCTTCGTTAGATACCCTTCATGATCATGATGAGAATGATCCATTGCCATTGAATGAAAAGGAAATTGATTTTGAGAAAAGTATCGACGTTCTTTCTAAgaacattatttgtaaaaaacggGTTGCATCATCGCGCGACGAGAGTCCAGTTAATGGCGTCGACGGGCGAGATAAACCTGTAGTATCCAAGAAAAATCCTCGACTGAGAAAAAAGTTTTTGGTAGCTGGTCTATTTTCAGATTATTACAAAGAAGA ccCAAAACCAGAGGGAAAAGGAAAGAATCTAGTGACTCAAACAGAATTCCCACCAGGATTGCTAGCACCACCTCCATATTGCGAACGTTGGGTGCGCCGTACACCGCAATATTTTACTCTACCTTACGATATTTGGTGGGAACAACATTATAATCAACCTGTACCATCTTGGAACTATAAAAAGATTCGCACAA acGTTTACTACGACGTGAAGCCCTCAGCAGATGAGTGCGAGAGTGTGGCTTGCAATTGCGCTCAATCGTCGGGGTGCAATGAAGATTGCATCAATAGGCTCGTGTTCTCCGAATGTTCGCCGCAATTATGTCCTTGCGG TGACAAATGTAAAAACCAACGAATACAACGTCATGAATGGGCATCAGGATTGGAGAAATTTATGACTGAAAACAAAGGTTGGGGCGTGCGCACAAAGCACATGATTAAGTCTGGAGACTTCATACTCGAGTACGTCGGTGAAGTTGTCTCTGATAAGGAATTTAAG GAGCGCATGGCGACTCGCTACGCTCGCGACACCCACCACTACTGCCTGCACTTGGACGGCGGGCTCGTCATCGACGGACACCGCATGGGCGGCGACGGACGCTTCGTCAACCACTCCTGCAGACCCAACTGCGAGATGCAAAAGTGGACTGCTAATG GTACATTTAGAATGGCGTTGTTTGCACTTCGCGATATAGATCCAGATGAAGAATTAACTTATGACTACAACTTTTCACTATTCAATCCTGCTGTTGGTCAG CCATGCAAATGCGACTCAGAAGACTGTCGTGGTGTGATTGGAGGCAAATCACAAAGAATTACTAAGCAACCGCTTAAAACACAATCAAGAACACCATCTAACGCCTCCAACCAATCAAACAACTCGAACGGTAATCAGCCACGAGTGGGCCGGCCAAGGAAAGCtgtgaaatgtaataaaaagtcAGAGCAGCAAAGCGTTACTGCTTGCGATATTAAAAACATGACGATATTGAAATACcaacaacatttaaataagttgTGGCAGGAGCCGCAAATGAAGCCTCTAACGGCGAAAGAGAGGACCTTAGTCAAGGAACGTCACTGTTTCCTGTTCAGAAACTTGGAAAAT GTTCGCCGTATCCGAGAGCGCCTGTCGCTACCGATCCCGGCCTCGCCGCCGTCGGGCGCGGACACGCCGGCGCCCGCGcagccgccgcccgccgcgcccagCGCGCCCGTCGTCACCAACGTCAATCCGCTCGCCCTGCCCGACACCATGAACCCGACTGTGTTCCTCAAGCGACTGCAGACCTTGCGCGCATCGAAGGAGGAAAATGTGAAAGAACTGGCGCGTCTAGAGAATGACTCTACGCTCGATGTAAAAACTCGGCTGGGAAGAGTTTACAAAGCCCTGTACAATTCTGTCGTTGCTGTTAAAG ATGATGAAGATAAATCTGTCTCCGCTCTTCTGCTGAAACTTAAGCTCAGTCAATCCAAGTCAGACGCAGGATACACATATGATTTgaacacaataaaaaataatatagacagTGGTCATTATGAAACATTGGCGCAGTTTGACGGAGACATGAACGGCTTTTTCTCCAGTGTCATACGTGAACACGGTAGATTTACTTCTCTAGGTACAGCTGCTACACAGCTCAAGAAG gtTTACAATGCTACGAAATCAGACTTCGCGgagtatttaactaaaattctTGGACCCAACGAGTCTCTACCAACTGGTTTTATACAAAAGACAAAACCCG AGGAGGTGATCCTGTGCATCTGCGGCCTGCACGTGGAAGAGGGGCTGATGGTGCAGTGCGGGCGCTGCGGCGTGTGGCAGCACGCGCGCTGCGTGCGACTCGCCGACGCCAAGCGACAGCACCACTGCCACTACTGCAGCCCCAAACCG GTCGATCGTGAAATTCCTCTCGACGAATATACAGAGGAAGGTCATCAATTCTATCTATCGCTAATGCGGGGCGACTTACAAGTCCGCCAAGGCGATACCGTGTACGTGCTTCGAGATATACCAATAGATGACAAACGCCCAGATGTGAGTCAGAAAAATGGCGATAAGAACGAGTCCCCTAAAACCAAACGTTTGGACAGAAAAAAACTCAAGATCGCTAAAGGAAAGGATAAAAATGATGAGACTACTCAGAATAAG GAAGGGGAAGTGCGTAAACATACATATCAAACAATCGGCGAGGTTCCGGTTTCGGAGTTGGATATATTCCGAGTGGAGCGGCTCTGGAAGCATAAAGATACGCAAGAAAGATACGTGTATGGTCACCACTACTTACGACCGCACGAGACCTTCCACGAGCCGACTAGGAA gttcTTCCACAATGAAGTGATGAGAGTACCACTGTATGAGGCTGTGCCCATAGAACTTGTGATGTCACAGTGCTGGGTTATGGACTTGAATACATATTGCAAG GGTCGGCCAGTGGGTGCATCTGAGGAGCACGTATACATCTGCGAGCTACGTGTGGACCGCTCTGCGCGACTTTTTACACGCGTTTCTAGACCCAAATATCCGCTGTGCACGAAGCCATACGCCTTCGATCACTTCCCTACGCGTCTCAAACTGACAAGAACTTACGCA cCTCATGAAGTGTCCCCTGAGTACCTTAAAGGTCGGGCTGCTAAAAGTGCTGCACCAACTGATAAAGCTAAAAATACTCAAGATGTTAAgaaaaaatcaacaacaacaacaatgtcTACTACAACTTCTAAG GCGTTGACACCAAGTGCCCGTCGCGAACAACAGAAGGAGCGCGTGAACAACATCGCACGGCGGCTCCTCGCCCGCGGCGGCCAGCGCGGCGCGCTCGACGCGTCGTACCTGCTGGCGCCGCGCGTGgcccgcgccccgcgccgccCCCGCGCTCGCCCCTCCTGA